The genomic interval NNNNNNNNNNNNNNNNNNNNNNNNNNNNNNNNNNNNNNNNNNNNNNNNNNNNNNNNNNNNNNNNNNNNNNNNNNNNNNNNNNNNNNNNNNNNNNNNNNNNNNNNNNNNNNNNNNNNNNNNNNNNNNNNNNNNNNNNNNNNNNNNNNNNNNNNNNNNNNNNNNNNNNNNNNNNNNNNNNNNNNNNNNNNNNNNNNNNNNNNNNNNNNNNNNNNNNNNNNNNNNNNNNNNNNNNNNNNNNNNNNNNNNNNNNNNNNNNNNNNNNNNNNNNNNNNNNNNNNNNNNNNNNNNNNNNNNNNNNNNNNNNNNNNNNNNNNNNNNNNNNNNNNNNNNNNNNNNNNNNNNNNNNNNNNNNNNNNNNNNNNNNNNNNNNNNNNNNNNNNNNNNNNNNNNNNNNNNNNNNNNNNNNNNNNNNNNNNNNNNNNNNNNNNNNNNNNNNNNNNNNNNNNNNNNNNNNNNNNNNNNNNNNNNNNNNNNNNNNNNNNNNNNNNNNNNNNNNNNNNNNNNNNNNNNNNNNNNNNNNNNNNNNNNNNNNNNNNNNNNNNNNNNNNNNNNNNNNNNNNNNNNNNNNNNNNNNNNNNNNNNNNNNNNNNNNNNNNNNNNNNNNNNNNNNNNNNNNNNNNNNNNNNNNNNNNNNNNNNNNNNNNNNNNNNNNNNNNNNNNNNNNNNNNNNNNNNNNNNNNNNNNNNNNNNNNNNNNNNNNNNNNNNNNNNNNNNNNNNNNNNNNNNNNNNNNNNNNNNNNNNNNNNNNNNNNNNNNNNNNNNNNNNNNNNNNNNNNNNNNNNNNNNNNNNNNNNNNNNNNNNNNNNNNNNNNNNNNNNNNNNNNNNNNNNNNNNNNNNNNNNNNNNNNNNNNNNNNNNNNNNNNNNNNNNNNNNNNNNNNNNNNNNNNNNNNNNNNNNNNNNNNNNNNNNNNNNNNNNNNNNNNNNNNNNNNNNNNNNNNNNNNNNNNNNNNNNNNNNNNNNNNNNNNNNNNNNNNNNNNNNNNNNNNNNNNNNNNNNNNNNNNNNNNNNNNNNNNNNNNNNNNNNNNNNNNNNNNNNNNNNNNNNNNNNNNNNNNNNNNNNNNNNNNNNNNNNNNNNNNNNNNNNNNNNNNNNNNNNNNNNNNNNNNNNNNNNNNNNNNNNNNNNNNNNNNNNNNNNNNNNNNNNNNNNNNNNNNNNNNNNNNNNNNNNNNNNNNNNNNNNNNNNNNNNNNNNNNNNNNNNNNNNNNNNNNNNNNNNNNNNNNNNNNNNNNNNNNNNNNNNNNNNNNNNNNNNNNNNNNNNNNNNNNNNNNNNNNNNNNNNNNNNNNNNNNNNNNNNNNNNNNNNNNNNNNNNNNNNNNNNNNNNNNNNNNNNNNNNNNNNNNNNNNNNNNNNNNNNNNNNNNNNNNNNNNNNNNNNNNNNNNNNNNNNNNNNNNNNNNNNNNNNNNNNNNNNNNNNNNNNNNNNNNNNNNNNNNNNNNNNNNNNNNNNNNNNNNNNNNNNNNNNNNNNNNNNNNNNNNNNNNNNNNNNNNNNNNNNNNNNNNNNNNNNNNNNNNNNNNNNNNNNNNNNNNNNNNNNNNNNNNNNNNNNNNNNNNNNNNNNNNNNNNNNNNNNNNNNNNNNNNNNNNNNNNNNNNNNNNNNNNNNNNNNNNNNNNNNNNNNNNNNNNNNNNNNNNNNNNNNNNNNNNNNNNNNNNNNNNNNNNNNNNNNNNNNNNNNNNNNNNNNNNNNNNNNNNNNNNNNNNNNNNNNNNNNNNNNNNNNNNNNNNNNNNNNNNNNNNNNNNNNNNNNNNNNNNNNNNNNNNNNNNNNNNNNNNNNNNNNNNNNNNNNNNNNNNNNNNNNNNNNNNNNNNNNNNNNNNNNNNNNNNNNNNNNNNNNNNNNNNNNNNNNNNNNNNNNNNNNNNNNNNNNNNNNNNNNNNNNNNNNNNNNNNNNNNNNNNNNNNNNNNNNNNNNNNNNNNNNNNNNNNNNNNNNNNNNNNNNNNNNNNNNNNNNNNNNNNNNNNNNNNNNNNNNNNNNNNNNNNNNNNNNNNNNNNNNNNNNNNNNNNNNNNNNNNNNNNNNNNNNNNNNNNNNNNNNNNNNNNNNNNNNNNNNNNNNNNNNNNNNNNNNNNNNNNNNNNNNNNNNNNNNNNNNNNNNNNNNNNNNNNNNNNNNNNNNNNNNNNNNNNNNNNNNNNNNNNNNNNNNNNNNNNNNNNNNNNNNNNNNNNNNNNNNNNNNNNNNNNNNNNNNNNNNNNNNNNNNNNNNNNNNNNNNNNNNNNNNNNNNNNNNNNNNNNNNNNNNNNNNNNNNNNNNNNNNNNNNNNNNNNNNNNNNNNNNNNNNNNNNNNNNNNNNNNNNNNNNNNNNNNNNNNNNNNNNNNNNNNNNNNNNNNNNNNNNNNNNNNNNNNNNNNNNNNNNNNNNNNNNNNNNNNNNNNNNNNNNNNNNNNNNNNNNNNNNNNNNNNNNNNNNNNNNNNNNNNNNNNNNNNNNNNNNNNNNNNNNNNNNNNNNNNNNNNNNNNNNNNNNNNNNNNNNNNNNNNNNNNNNNNNNNNNNNNNNNNNNNNNNNNNNNNNNNNNNNNNNNNNNNNNNNNNNNNNNNNNNNNNNNNNNNNNNNNNNNNNNNNNNNNNNNNNNNNNNNNNNNNNNNNNNNNNNNNNNNNNNNNNNNNNNNNNNNNNNNNNNNNNNNNNNNNNNNNNNNNNNNNNNNNNNNNNNNNNNNNNNNNNNNNNNNNNNNNNNNNNNNNNNNNNNNNNNNNNNNNNNNNNNNNNNNNNNNNNNNNNNNNNNNNNNNNNNNNNNNNNNNNNNNNNNNNNNNNNNNNNNNNNNNNNNNNNNNNNNNNNNNNNNNNNNNNNNNNNNNNNNNNNNNNNNNNNNNNNNNNNNNNNNNNNNNNNNNNNNNNNNNNNNNNNNNNNNNNNNNNNNNNNNNNNNNNNNNNNNNNNNNNNNNNNNNNNNNNNNNNNNNNNNNNNNNNNNNNNNNNNNNNNNNNNNNNNNNNNNNNNNNNNNNNNNNNNNNNNNNNNNNNNNNNNNNNNNNNNNNNNNNNNNNNNNNNNNNNNNNNNNNNNNNNNNNNNNNNNNNNNNNNNNNNNNNNNNNNNNNNNNNNNNNNNNNNNNNNNNNNNNNNNNNNNNNNNNNNNNNNNNNNNNNNNNNNNNNNNNNNNNNNNNNNNNNNNNNNNNNNNNNNNNNNNNNNNNNNNNNNNNNNNNNNNNNNNNNNNNNNNNNNNNNNNNNNNNNNNNNNNNNNNNNNNNNNNNNNNNNNNNNNNNNNNNNNNNNNNNNNNNNNNNNNNNNNNNNNNNNNNNNNNNNNNNNNNNNNNNNNNNNNNNNNNNNNNNNNNNNNNNNNNNNNNNNNNNNNNNNNNNNNNNNNNNNNNNNNNNNNNNNNNNNNNNNNNNNNNNNNNNNNNNNNNNNNNNNNNNNNNNNNNNNNNNNNNNNNNNNNNNNNNNNNNNNNNNNNNNNNNNNNNNNNNNNNNNNNNNNNNNNNNNNNNNNNNNNNNNNNNNNNNNNNNNNNNNNNNNNNNNNNNNNNNNNNNNNNNNNNNNNNNNNNNNNNNNNNNNNNNNNNNNNNNNNNNNNNNNNNNNNNNNNNNNNNNNNNNNNNNNNNNNNNNNNNNNNNNNNNNNNNNNNNNNNNNNNNNNNNNNNNNNNNNNNNNNNNNNNNNNNNNNNNNNNNNNNNNNNNNNNNNNNNNNNNNNNNNNNNNNNNNNNNNNNNNNNNNNNNNNNNNNNNNNNNNNNNNNNNNNNNNNNNNNNNNNNNNNNNNNNNNNNNNNNNNNNNNNNNNNNNNNNNNNNNNNNNNNNNNNNNNNNNNNNNNNNNNNNNNNNNNNNNNNNNNNNNNNNNNNNNNNNNNNNNNNNNNNNNNNNNNNNNNNNNNNNNNNNNNNNNNNNNNNNNNNNNNNNNNNNNNNNNNNNNNNNNNNNNNNNNNNNNNNNNNNNNNNNNNNNNNNNNNNNNNNNNNNNNNNNNNNNNNNNNNNNNNNNNNNNNNNNNNNNNNNNNNNNNNNNNNNNNNNNNNNNNNNNNNNNNNNNNNNNNNNNNNNNNNNNNNNNNNNNNNNNNNNNNNNNNNNNNNNNNNNNNNNNNNNNNNNNNNNNNNNNNNNNNNNNNNNNNNNNNNNNNNNNNNNNNNNNNNNNNNNNNNNNNNNNNNNNNNNNNNNNNNNNNNNNNNNNNNNNNNNNNNNNNNNNNNNNNNNNNNNNNNNNNNNNNNNNNNNNNNNNNNNNNNNNNNNNNNNNNNNNNNNNNNNNNNNNNNNNNNNatatatatatattgttttacattaaaatagattattttaattaatatttttattttattttatttttcaaaaaaaaagaaaagaaaaaaagagagagaaatggaaaaactggtacgaaagccttgcgaggtctcgaaaggcattcgggggaagaatgtctgtcgaggcttcgcggcgattgtcacgggctcgatgggagtttcgggtcatgacattaGATGTTAGCTTCATTATATCAATAAGGCTATTcgtaaaatttttcttttgcagaTCGAGTGGTGGCGgcaaaataagttttttaaaaaatgtttattaAAAGGCTTACTTTGAAGTCAAATTTGTTAGTTCTTTGAATTTCATCTAAATCCTATTTGCACTAACaattttaagacttatttttcatggtgtTGGAATTCAATAGCTTCTTTAAAAGTGATataccaacattgtcaagCTAGACCATTTTGAAGGAGAAAACTTTATTCGTTGACGAAAGTTGGACCATTTAAAAGTGACAAAGAAAGTGACAAAATGGTTCGTTATCAGATTAcaagataatttttctttccttgtcgatatgcatgatattgtatttgatTTGTATAGAAAACATATATTGGTTTGAAAGAAGGATTttgttatattcatatatgGTACTGATATAGATGAAGATATTATTATGTCTTCCATAATTGACATAGTCCTCCCGTCATGGAGAGACACTAAGAAAACTCTAAAgcataagaaaaagaagatgtCTCTTGAGGATCTTGGTAATCATCTTAGAACAAAAGAAGATTGTTGCAACTAAGATGAAGTCACAAACAAGATGAGAAGGATAAAGATCCTAAAGTAAACCATCTTGAGTTGATGAATGTCCATATAATGGAAGACACAAGGAATGGACATGTGGCATTTCTATTGTACATTAAGGTATAACGATGTCAATAAGTGAATACCATCAAGGTCCATGTGATAAATGGGCATGTGGCCTTCCTATTATATATAAAGGTATAATGGTGCcaatatgaaaatttaacaTCTTGATATATGGTGTATTACTATTTTATCATCAAAGGTATAATGGTGCAACATAGATGTTCAATATCTTTGACATGACATTCTTATTGTGCAATAAAGATACAATGGTGCTTATGTGAACATATACattgatatattaatttaacatATCGATTGTACATTAAGGTACAATGTTGTCAATTGAGGAAAAAAGGAATACGTGTAAGCTTGTAAAGTCCTTGTATGGATTAAAAAAAGCACCTAAACAATGACATCAAAGTTTGATGAAGTTGTGCTAGCTAATGGCTATAAGATCAATCAATGTGACAAATGTGTCTATAGTAAGTTCAATAATGGTGAATGTGTCATCATTTGtctatatgtggatgacatgttAATATTTGGTACCTACTTGGAACAAGCGGAAGACACAAAAAAGTTCTTGTTAAAGAATATTATTCTTGGTATAAGAATAATGAGAGACAATAATAGCCTGACATTGTCTCAATCTCATTACATAGAAAAGATTGTAATGAAGTATGGTAAGTCAGGTTGTATGCCAATGTCTACGCCTTATGATTCTAATCTAAGGTTAGCTAGTATCCAACAAGGACAAGCTAATAGCACAAAATGAATATGTAAGGGTCATTGGATGCCTAATGTATGCTATGGTGTGTATAAGGCTGGACATTGCTTTTGCAGTTGGGATGCTAAGCCAATTTACAAGTAATCCAAGTAAAGAACATTAGTATGCTATTCATAAAGCTTTAAGGTACTAAAGAGTACCATAAATTATAACATTTGTTATCTGGGTTTTCCTTCTGTTTTAAAAAGGAATACAGATGCTAGTTAGAACTCaaataaaatagatcataCTTCTACAACTGGTTGGATTTTTACAATTAGTGGGGTTGCTATTTCATGAGGTTCTAAGAAACAATCTTGTCAAACGTACTCTACTATGGCGACTGAATTTATTGTTTTAGCATCTGCCACCCAAGAAGTGGAATAGTTGAAAGATTTACCTTATGAAATTTCGTTGTTGCCTAAACCAATGGCATCAATCTTGATACATTGTGACAATGAAACAATGATATCAAAAGCATATAATCAAGCATACAATGAAAAAAGTCAATATATTAAACTTTTACATAACATtgtaagataaaaaatttgggATGGTATAGTCACTATAAATTATGTGAGGTCTCGTGAAAACTTAGTAGATCTGTTTATCAAAGGTCTGAAAAAGGACTTGGTAATAAAGACCTTAACAAAAACTTGGTAATAAAAGCCTTAAGAGTGATGGGCTTCAAGCCTATCAGCTAAATCTCCAATGGTAAGAGCTTACCTTGATGCTTGTGATTGACCTGCAAGTCTTGGTATTGACCATTCTACCATGTGAATGATTGCAAAcactaatttatattttccatCCCAAGGTGTATAGTGCTCGATTTTCGTAATGTGTAAGGTAAAGTTgaacaaaaagtttttaataGACCCATAACATGTATATATTGaagtattattattacaaGGTATTTCCGATGGGGTTACTAATGGGTGTGGAAGTGTGGCAGCTTTTAGGAGCTAAAAGATTGACTTTGACAATACTTATGAATAGATACAAAACACATGGCCATAAAACATGTTGACAAAACTAAATACAAAGTAAGCAAGAAAGCTTGTGTGGTTTAGTGGCCCGACTAGTCAAGTGAAGAATCGATAGTTCAATATTTGGTTAAACACTCAATTCAGACCAGAACCAACCATACTCACTAAATGAAGGCTCAAATCTGCAGAATACCTTCATTTATGCACAAGATTACTAAAGTTGTAGGtatttagaaattttgaaaatagttgggaattgttggtgtattttcaaaataaaaggttaTGTGACATAGAGTGACTATTGGATTATAGATAGGTTTTTCATATGAATAATTATGTCTCTTGGAATAACACTTCTAAATTCAAAGATTATGAGATAATTGAAAAACACCACAATTCCAGAGTTTGaatatgaaaagttatcttTTCATATTACAGCTTAAAGATTATGTCTTGTGGAATGAATGATTgacttttcataaaattattattgaaacaatatttttatccaaaaattgtGTCTTACAAAAGGTAGACATCATATTTGTCTGAGATTTaactttctttatttattttcttcttcttttctatttattttatttttggtctattttttatttttatattgattaatttttggGCCTTAGGAATGATGGGTTTATAATCCAAATggatcaaaattaaataaggaAATGGTATTAGGTTGGTAGGCCCATAAACAAAAACAGTAGGGCAAAAATACATAAACAAAgatcaaacaaaacaaaaaaggaaagcaaattaaaataaaaaattttaacaaaaaaaacaaaaaggaagggaaaattaaaagaaaaaagatcaatgaaattcctaaaatcatcccacaaattgaaagattttataCAAAAAACCCCTCccacaaaataaaacaaaatcaaagatTCACAATTAAATCAAGATTCTAAAAAAACACCTATAAAAACCCAAAGAAAACACAGCACTaggggagaagaaaaaagaaaaaaattacagaagaaaagtgagaaaaaaaaagtgttcttggttttttgggttttgaaatttttagatttaGATCTAGGAATTTCAAGGAAGTTTTAGAGAAAACAAGTCCGATTAAAAGATAGATTGGCTTGAAAGGGTTTTGGGGGTGAATTTCAATGAGATTTCGACATCGGTTAATGGCAGTCAACGGTGGAGAGTGCAACGGCCGATGATGTCTtggtgaaagaaaaaaaaaacgtttGAGAGAGAGGGAGGAAGGAAACTCAAATATTTTGGCTTGTTCTTGGCTCTGGCCTAACTTACTGAGGCTTGCTTTGGTTGTTAGGTTGGTTACTTTATTGTCCAATCCTATTTCATTTGGGTCTTTGGATTACTTAATTGTGGATTGCATTAGACAAGGCCTAATCCCTTTCAATTTTTGTTCCATCTAGCAAGCATGGCTTCAACATTCATcttactttatttatattttttttgtaatttattttgtttttggtattaataaaaacaaaatttgttttaggCCATAATTaggttaaaatgaaatttttatcacCATAATTGGTAgaataaagttataaaaataaaaatagtaaagatttgcaattatttaaaaataaatcttttaaatGGAATTTTTAAGGAAAGTTGTAAAGggtaatttttcttaaaatttaaagagtaaaaataattatgggACCTTACCATAAGGGTTGGGGGGTAATCCCatatatttttaccaaaatggtttatttataaataattaataagaacataaataaataaatactttAGGTTTTGTAAATATAATTTCATAATGAAtgtttgatataaaataaatgaaagtcCTCCGATGATGGAATTTGAGAATGTTATAAAGGATaactttcttaaaaaattttaggtGAGAAAATCTTTCTAAATTTTACCAAAAAGGTTGGGGAATTTAGGAAgaattttcaatattaaaggacattttatttataaaaatgaattggagaaataattaaaggaaataaactaggatatcaaaataaattaatttattaaggCTAAAAAGAAAACACATAATTAATTAGGTATCATTTTGAATGGGCTTTGTGAGGGTGCTAATCCCTTCCTAATACATAATTGTGCTTTCGAACCTAATCAGTTTCTTAGACCGAaacctatttttttaatgaacttAAGTCAAGCCTAAGACCTCATTAGAAAAATAGATTAAATTAGGTAGTCAATCGCACCTAAACAAAAAAACAGATTGATGACGACTCCTTTTATGTCAAACTACTGAGTTTTAGGACTTATACGTTATGACACAAAATGCAAAAGTGTctttaagacaaaaaaaaaaatgctttaaTGAAAGGATTGTGCCCTTGAGAAGAAACAATTGCAACCCTATATAAAGGACTTACTGCCAACCATTTCGACacaccaaaaataaataagataagagcagaaaaatcaaaagagaTAGAAGTggtatattttgaaaataaatacaaaCACTTGAGTTCCCATCATCtattaaaagaattcaaattccttataatctaGTTGCTAcaaaaagtaaattataaGACTGAATAACTTTACAAATCTTTGGGTGTATCTAGTGGTTTACTCTAATAAAGTACAAAGATGAAGTTAAATATTAACTTCATTGTATTTCTGAGGCTATTTGTATAATTCTTCTTTTCATACCAAGTGGTGGGGGcgaaataagtcttaaaataTCATCTTTAGAAAGGCTTGccttgaagtcaattttacCGATTTATTAAATTCCATCTAAACCTCATTTGTACCAACATAATTGCATATGGCTACAATGATCTACCTTTAAAACATTTACGCTGATGCTAGATGTACAGGAAAATCAGTGGTGAAcaaatttcttagaaatgacCTTGACAAAAGTTACTAGTATCCAATGCAGCaggattttgagattttgcaaAAGGAAACAGGAAAcgtttgcaatgaaaaggatGAGAAATTTCAAGGatgaagtaaatttatagttgACAGAATTGTATACAGAACTTGATAAAATCATGGCTTGGTATTATTCTTAGAGAATTTGTCACAAAATCAGTCCAAGATTACCTGTTGatgaaaaaacataaaaaaaaataacaatgcAACTAGGTCCTACTGGCACAAAACTTTTTAATGCTTGTTCAATAACAATTCTCTATTTCCCCTGTTTCATTTACACATGCTCTTTAGACTTGCTTTCTTTAACCACAAGCAGAGGcatcctctctctttctcttaccCTCTCCTTCAATTCACCCAAAACACCATTCGGAGCCTTCTCTGGTGCTCCTTTTTTTGAACCTTTCCTTGccattttcttcaattcagCGCAGAATTCTGTTATCTGACTTAAAATTTCTCGTCCTGCTACCAAATTACGCGCGGAGAAGGTACTCCTTAAACCTCGCTTCTTATCAGACTTCGCTGAATTGTCTCTTAAATCATCCAACTGAGTTTTCTCCTCCATAGATGATTTCTTTGCCAATTTCTTAGGCATAGTCTTGGCTCTTAGAGGTGGAGTAGATAAGTTTGGGTTCCTGTTCTCATTGTCTTCATTTACATTTTCTGCAGATTTAGACcctttttctccatttttaGCCTTCGCTTCTCTGCAACAAAGATGATTTACTAGTTAAATTAACTGTCAAAACAAATTAACATTCaagtttaaagtaaaaatctTTGATTTCATTGTTGTTTctaattttagaaaattgcTGCTGAACACTTTATACCTGCGAGTTCTATCCCTGAAAGGAAGAATTTCAGATATAGTCATAGACCTTAGCAACTTCACctgaaaaagaaggaaaaaagaaaagcaaatcaGGAAACTTCATAAATTGAAGCAGTggattaaaatgaaaaacaaaaagcctagtttaaataatttaaatgaaatggaaCCTTAGAGTAGTGCTTTGATTTAAGATAATCTTCTGCACTCTTGGGATGCTTGCAGCCTCCATGAATTACAAACAAttgtaaagaaaaacaacaaacTTTCTTAGGCGAGATAGAAGCCCCGTGAAAAGAAACTTGCTATtcttaaaacattaaaatacGGGTTCATGAAATTTTCTTAGAAACCAAACAGAGTTCAACGTCACTTGTATGTACCAGGTTTGCAGAACCAGGCTTCATCATCCATAGTTTCACATGGAGCAGAAAGATCAACCCATTTAGGCGCATTGATATTCTCGTATGTGTCATCTTCTTCGAATATCGATTCGATGTTGTTCCAGTCTATGCTTTCATGCTCCATTCTCCAACCCCAGaagatagaaaaagaaaaaaaatggaaaacaaaaCCGAGTTAGAAACTGTAAAATTATATGCAAAGTTGATGTATAAAGAATTGAagaggaaaaacaaaagaaataagaagatCGAATAAGGTTTGATCTGGTGCTTAAGACTCCTGAAGCTTGTAAAGTTGTCGAAACTGAAGGTAGGAAAGAGGTTTCTAAAGGAGCAAtagtgaagaaagaaagagctgTTGTGAGCCTTGTGACTTAGTAACGTCAGGGGAGAAACAGCAAACCAGCTGGGGGTTTTTTAAACTTCTTTTGACCGTTGGAAGCTAAGCTAAAGCTACTACTTTTATTTtcgttttaattatttataatttgctaatgcatttttatataatttattataattattattttatatatcaatggtagaattttcaaattgcaCAAGCAAGTTTGATAGTTTGCTATATGTCcgtttaataatttatttatttattaatttttataaacttCACTGTTGatttataagataattttccttgtttattgcttaaatttcttttactcCTAGTTTTCTCTATCCAAAGTAGATTTGTAAGAACGAATTCTATGCATACTCATTATGCGAGTGAAagaattgtaaaaaaaaaattatttagacaaatgttataaaaaataaaaaatgcattaattttctaaaagCATATAgagaagtaagaaaaaaatggctaaaaaaaataaaagagtcaATGTTTAGTGAGAAAATTCAATCAACAAAGTATTTCCAAAATATttccaaaaaccaaaaaatacaaataattttttgtcatTATTCTTTTAGTCGCAATGTGTTAgtgttttttcaaaataaaagattatgtCATATAATATGACTATTGGATTATAAGAGGATTTTTCATGTGAGTAGTTATATCTGATGAAAAAATGACATGATGAAAAAACACTTCTAAATTCAAAAGTTATAAGACAATTGAAAATACCACAACTCGAGAATTTGatatgaaaagttatcttTTCATATTATAACTCAAAAGCTATGTCTTATGGTATGAATTATTGtccttttataaaatgattattgaaacaatTAAAACAATACCTTTATCCAATGACGTGTCTTGTAAAATGTAGAGGTATCTTTAAGATAAAGTAGTACCTTGATAAAAGAATTGTGTCCTTGAGAAGAGACACTTTATTGAAAAGAGACAATTGCAAGCCTATATAAGGGACTTGCTGCTAGGGGTGAGCAAAACCAA from Theobroma cacao cultivar B97-61/B2 chromosome 5, Criollo_cocoa_genome_V2, whole genome shotgun sequence carries:
- the LOC18599014 gene encoding uncharacterized protein LOC18599014, whose protein sequence is MEHESIDWNNIESIFEEDDTYENINAPKWVDLSAPCETMDDEAWFCKPGCKHPKSAEDYLKSKHYSKVKLLRSMTISEILPFRDRTRREAKAKNGEKGSKSAENVNEDNENRNPNLSTPPLRAKTMPKKLAKKSSMEEKTQLDDLRDNSAKSDKKRGLRSTFSARNLVAGREILSQITEFCAELKKMARKGSKKGAPEKAPNGVLGELKERVRERERMPLLVVKESKSKEHV